In the Ursus arctos isolate Adak ecotype North America unplaced genomic scaffold, UrsArc2.0 scaffold_19, whole genome shotgun sequence genome, one interval contains:
- the TGFB1 gene encoding transforming growth factor beta-1 proprotein isoform X2 — translation MPPSGLRLLPLLLPLLWLLVLTPGRPAAGLSTCKTIDMELVKRKRIEAIRGQILSKLRLASPPSQGEVPPGPLPEAVLALYNSTRDRVAGESAEPEPEPEADYYAKEVTRVLMVENTNKIYEKIKKSPHSIYMLFNTSELREAVPEPVLLSRAELRLLRLKLKAEQHVELYQKYSNDSWRYLSNRLLAPSDTPEWLSFDVTGVVRQWLSHGGEVEGFRLSAHCSCDSKDNTLQVDINGFSSSRRGDLATIHGMNRPFLLLMATPLERAQHLHSSRHRRALDTNYCFSSTEKNCCVRQLYIDFRKDLGWKWIHEPKGYHANFCLGPCPYIWSLDTQYSKVLALYNQHNPGASAAPCCVPQALEPLPIVYYVGRKPKVEQLSNMIVRSCKCS, via the exons ATGCCGCCCTCCGGGCTGcggctgctgccgctgctgctgccgctgctgtgGCTACTAGTGCTGACGCCTGGCCGGCCGGCCGCCGGACTGTCCACCTGCAAGACCATCGACATGGAACTGGTGAAGCGGAAGCGCATCGAGGCCATCCGCGGCCAGATCCTGTCCAAGCTGCGGCTCGCCAGCCCCCCGAGCCAGGGGGAGGTGCCGCCCGGCCCGCTGCCCGAGGCTGTGCTGGCCCTTTACAACAGTACCCGCGACCGGGTGGCGGGGGAGAGCGCCGAGCCGGAGCCCGAGCCTGAGGCGGACTACTACGCCAAGGAGGTCACCCGCGTGCTAATGGTGGAAAACACCAACA AAATCTatgagaaaatcaagaaaagccCACACAGCATCTATATGCTCTTCAACACATCGGAGCTCCGAGAAGCAGTGCCCGAGCCCGTCTTGCTCTCCCGGGCGGAGCTGCGCCTGCTGAGGCTCAAGTTGAAAGCCGAGCAGCACGTGGAGCTGTACCAG AAATATAGCAACGATTCCTGGCGCTACCTCAGCAACCGGCTGCTGGCGCCCAGCGACACGCCAGAATGGCTGTCCTTCGATGTCACAGGAGTCGTGCGACAGTGGCTGAGCCATGGAG GGGAAGTAGAGGGCTTTCGCCTCAGTGCCCACTGTTCCTGTGACAGCAAAGATAATACACTGCAAGTGGATATCAACG GGTTCAGTTCCAGCCGCCGAGGTGACCTGGCCACCATTCACGGCATGAACCGGCCCTTCCTGCTCCTCATGGCCACCCCACTGGAGAGGGCCCAGCACCTGCACAGCTCCCGGCATCGCCGGGCCCTGGACACCAACTACTGCTTCAG CTCCACCGAAAAGAACTGCTGCGTACGGCAGCTCTACATCGACTTCCGCAAGGATCTGGGCTGGAAGTGGATCCACGAGCCCAAGGGCTACCACGCCAACTTCTGCCTGGGGCCCTGCCCCTACATTTGGAGCCTGGACACGCAGTACAGCAAG GTCCTGGCGCTGTACAACCAGCACAACCCGGGCGCGTCGGCGGCGCCGTGCTGCGTGCCGCAGGCTCTGGAGCCCCTGCCCATCGTGTACTACGTGGGCCGCAAGCCCAAGGTGGAGCAGCTGTCCAACATGATCGTGCGCTCCTGCAAGTGCAGCtga
- the TGFB1 gene encoding transforming growth factor beta-1 proprotein isoform X1 has product MPPSGLRLLPLLLPLLWLLVLTPGRPAAGLSTCKTIDMELVKRKRIEAIRGQILSKLRLASPPSQGEVPPGPLPEAVLALYNSTRDRVAGESAEPEPEPEADYYAKEVTRVLMVENTNKIYEKIKKSPHSIYMLFNTSELREAVPEPVLLSRAELRLLRLKLKAEQHVELYQKYSNDSWRYLSNRLLAPSDTPEWLSFDVTGVVRQWLSHGGEVEGFRLSAHCSCDSKDNTLQVDINAGFSSSRRGDLATIHGMNRPFLLLMATPLERAQHLHSSRHRRALDTNYCFSSTEKNCCVRQLYIDFRKDLGWKWIHEPKGYHANFCLGPCPYIWSLDTQYSKVLALYNQHNPGASAAPCCVPQALEPLPIVYYVGRKPKVEQLSNMIVRSCKCS; this is encoded by the exons ATGCCGCCCTCCGGGCTGcggctgctgccgctgctgctgccgctgctgtgGCTACTAGTGCTGACGCCTGGCCGGCCGGCCGCCGGACTGTCCACCTGCAAGACCATCGACATGGAACTGGTGAAGCGGAAGCGCATCGAGGCCATCCGCGGCCAGATCCTGTCCAAGCTGCGGCTCGCCAGCCCCCCGAGCCAGGGGGAGGTGCCGCCCGGCCCGCTGCCCGAGGCTGTGCTGGCCCTTTACAACAGTACCCGCGACCGGGTGGCGGGGGAGAGCGCCGAGCCGGAGCCCGAGCCTGAGGCGGACTACTACGCCAAGGAGGTCACCCGCGTGCTAATGGTGGAAAACACCAACA AAATCTatgagaaaatcaagaaaagccCACACAGCATCTATATGCTCTTCAACACATCGGAGCTCCGAGAAGCAGTGCCCGAGCCCGTCTTGCTCTCCCGGGCGGAGCTGCGCCTGCTGAGGCTCAAGTTGAAAGCCGAGCAGCACGTGGAGCTGTACCAG AAATATAGCAACGATTCCTGGCGCTACCTCAGCAACCGGCTGCTGGCGCCCAGCGACACGCCAGAATGGCTGTCCTTCGATGTCACAGGAGTCGTGCGACAGTGGCTGAGCCATGGAG GGGAAGTAGAGGGCTTTCGCCTCAGTGCCCACTGTTCCTGTGACAGCAAAGATAATACACTGCAAGTGGATATCAACG CAGGGTTCAGTTCCAGCCGCCGAGGTGACCTGGCCACCATTCACGGCATGAACCGGCCCTTCCTGCTCCTCATGGCCACCCCACTGGAGAGGGCCCAGCACCTGCACAGCTCCCGGCATCGCCGGGCCCTGGACACCAACTACTGCTTCAG CTCCACCGAAAAGAACTGCTGCGTACGGCAGCTCTACATCGACTTCCGCAAGGATCTGGGCTGGAAGTGGATCCACGAGCCCAAGGGCTACCACGCCAACTTCTGCCTGGGGCCCTGCCCCTACATTTGGAGCCTGGACACGCAGTACAGCAAG GTCCTGGCGCTGTACAACCAGCACAACCCGGGCGCGTCGGCGGCGCCGTGCTGCGTGCCGCAGGCTCTGGAGCCCCTGCCCATCGTGTACTACGTGGGCCGCAAGCCCAAGGTGGAGCAGCTGTCCAACATGATCGTGCGCTCCTGCAAGTGCAGCtga